The Acidimicrobiales bacterium genome includes a window with the following:
- a CDS encoding ABC transporter substrate-binding protein: MSQTGQGRVRVGFRRAMAPVVVACVIALVAAACGGGSSNSSTSSSGGGGANTASATGITATNITIGSHQPLTGVAAPGYDEIAPSSKALFDDVNAHGGVNGRKITYTYQDDAYNPTQTATVVRSLVLQDNVFGIFNGLGTPTHLAVQQFLNTERVPDLFVASGCDCWNNPSKFPYTSGYQTDYTVEGKITGQYIKNNFAGKKVGYLYQNDDFGQGGVQGLDQQIPKSSVVSRQNYVPTNLDVGPQVAALQSSGAEVAVLYTVPPFTALTLAAAAKIGYHPQWVTSSVSADPTTLSGLLKGSSMLEGLVTSSYLPSTSDTSNPWVQTFKRIHDQYVPNLPFDGNTLFGMGVAYTFVKLMQQAGTNPTRQSVISALKTANLAGPGLVPLNYSSASGYTGVQMGSIHGGQLTLSGPRYTATDNGPIGTFNGAQPAPPPNL; the protein is encoded by the coding sequence CAGACCGGTCAGGGTCGTGTTCGAGTCGGGTTCAGGCGAGCGATGGCACCAGTGGTGGTGGCGTGTGTCATCGCCCTCGTCGCCGCGGCCTGCGGGGGCGGGTCATCGAACTCCTCTACGTCCTCCTCGGGTGGCGGCGGCGCCAACACCGCCTCGGCCACGGGGATCACCGCCACCAACATCACCATCGGCAGCCACCAGCCCCTCACCGGGGTGGCCGCCCCCGGCTACGACGAGATCGCGCCGTCCTCGAAGGCGCTGTTCGACGACGTGAACGCCCACGGCGGCGTGAACGGCCGCAAGATCACGTACACCTACCAGGACGACGCCTACAACCCGACCCAGACCGCCACGGTCGTGCGCAGTCTCGTCCTCCAGGACAACGTCTTCGGCATCTTCAACGGGCTGGGCACGCCGACCCACCTCGCCGTGCAGCAGTTCCTCAACACCGAACGGGTGCCCGACCTGTTCGTGGCCTCGGGTTGCGACTGCTGGAACAACCCGAGCAAGTTCCCCTACACCTCCGGTTACCAGACCGACTACACCGTCGAGGGCAAGATCACCGGCCAGTACATCAAGAACAACTTCGCCGGGAAGAAGGTCGGCTACCTCTACCAGAACGATGACTTCGGCCAGGGCGGGGTCCAGGGCCTCGATCAGCAGATCCCCAAGTCGTCGGTCGTGAGCCGCCAGAACTACGTGCCGACCAACCTCGACGTCGGACCCCAGGTGGCCGCCCTCCAGTCTTCCGGTGCCGAGGTGGCCGTGCTCTACACCGTTCCTCCCTTCACCGCCCTCACCCTCGCGGCGGCGGCGAAGATCGGGTACCACCCGCAGTGGGTGACATCGAGCGTGAGCGCCGACCCGACCACGCTGAGCGGGCTGCTGAAGGGCTCGTCGATGCTCGAGGGGCTCGTCACGAGCTCGTACCTGCCCTCGACATCGGACACGTCCAACCCCTGGGTCCAGACCTTCAAGCGGATCCACGACCAGTACGTCCCCAACCTGCCCTTCGACGGCAACACGCTCTTCGGGATGGGGGTGGCGTACACATTCGTGAAGCTCATGCAGCAGGCCGGCACCAACCCGACCCGCCAGAGCGTCATCAGCGCCCTGAAGACCGCCAACCTGGCCGGCCCCGGCCTCGTCCCGCTCAACTACTCCTCCGCATCGGGCTACACGGGAGTGCAGATGGGCAGCATCCACGGGGGCCAGCTGACCTTGAGCGGCCCCCGCTACACGGCAACCGACAACGGGCCGATCGGGACCTTCAACGGCGCCCAGCCCGCCCCGCCACCCAACCTGTAG
- the ugpC gene encoding sn-glycerol-3-phosphate ABC transporter ATP-binding protein UgpC — MSVVQLDRVSKVYPNGTHAVSDLSLSIEDGEFMVLVGPSGCGKTTALRMVAGLEEVTSGAIRIGDRTVTELAPKDRDIAMVFQNYALYPHMTVGANIGFPLQLHHVPKEEIHRRVSEAGKLLGLEQLLDRKPSQLSGGQRQRVAMGRAIVREPSVFLMDEPLSNLDAKLRVQMRAEVARLQRRVGVTTCYVTHDQTEAMTMGDRVAVMRAGLLEQVDSPQALYDDPDSLFVGAFIGSPSMNLYEGSLVTSGDGQASIDLGGQVLDLPATALPERPGLRAYKDRRVVVGIRPEDLSEEDGASGSEGDRLKADVLLVESLGSESLVHFDLGLPIFEVEGTRSAVEDASDIAPHLAGVGGTARFGPRTAVEVGTTISMRVASERLHFFDPTDGRAIRR; from the coding sequence ATGAGCGTGGTGCAGTTGGATCGCGTGTCGAAGGTGTACCCGAATGGCACACACGCCGTCTCCGATCTCAGTCTCTCGATCGAGGACGGCGAGTTCATGGTCCTGGTCGGTCCGTCCGGATGCGGCAAGACCACGGCTCTACGGATGGTCGCCGGCTTGGAGGAGGTCACCTCGGGCGCCATCCGGATCGGGGACAGGACCGTCACCGAGCTGGCTCCGAAGGACCGTGACATCGCCATGGTCTTTCAGAACTATGCCCTCTACCCGCACATGACGGTGGGCGCGAATATCGGGTTCCCCCTACAGCTCCACCATGTGCCGAAGGAAGAGATCCACCGGCGGGTGAGCGAGGCTGGGAAGCTCCTGGGCCTGGAGCAGCTGCTCGACCGCAAGCCGAGCCAGTTGTCGGGTGGGCAGCGGCAGCGGGTCGCCATGGGCCGCGCCATCGTGCGCGAACCGAGCGTGTTCCTCATGGACGAGCCGCTCTCGAACCTCGACGCCAAGCTCAGGGTGCAGATGCGGGCCGAGGTGGCCCGGCTGCAGCGCAGGGTGGGCGTCACGACCTGCTATGTCACACACGACCAGACCGAGGCAATGACGATGGGCGACCGGGTGGCGGTCATGCGGGCCGGCCTCCTCGAGCAGGTCGACAGCCCTCAGGCCCTCTACGACGATCCGGACAGCCTCTTCGTCGGCGCCTTCATCGGATCGCCCTCGATGAACCTCTACGAAGGGAGCCTCGTCACGTCGGGAGACGGTCAGGCCTCGATCGACCTCGGTGGTCAGGTCCTGGACCTGCCCGCCACGGCCCTGCCGGAGCGTCCGGGCTTGCGGGCCTACAAGGACCGGCGCGTCGTCGTGGGCATTCGCCCCGAGGACCTGAGTGAGGAGGATGGAGCGTCAGGGTCGGAGGGTGATCGCCTGAAGGCCGACGTGCTGCTGGTCGAGTCGCTCGGTAGCGAATCACTCGTCCACTTCGACCTCGGCCTTCCAATCTTCGAGGTCGAGGGGACGAGGTCGGCGGTCGAGGACGCGAGCGACATCGCCCCACACCTCGCGGGCGTCGGTGGCACGGCACGCTTTGGGCCCCGCACCGCTGTGGAGGTCGGGACGACGATCTCGATGCGGGTCGCGAGCGAACGCCTTCATTTCTTTGACCCAACTGACGGACGAGCTATTCGTCGCTGA
- a CDS encoding carbohydrate ABC transporter permease, which produces MAETEVLERPEPGPPESAEGPLRHRRRRRPSLVQVGFWLAVLIVLAVSLFPFYWIVRTSLETSAEFSSGTTSLLPSHLTFSNYTQAFTQADFARPLLNSAIVALATTAVSVVFGSLAGYALARLRIPSGPILAFILAAAFFPVLAMVGPLFLLYRHLGFLDSIYPLILTYLVYTLPIATWLLKNFFAQIPPDLEEAALVDGATRLKALWRVVVPVAVPGVFTAAILSFILAWNDFAFALSFLQTPSKFTAPLAIVNLGQTQNAFQVMYNRIDAAVVIVTVPIALLVLFAQRRIVSGLTAGALR; this is translated from the coding sequence ATGGCTGAGACAGAAGTCCTCGAGCGCCCCGAACCGGGTCCTCCCGAATCGGCGGAGGGGCCCCTCCGCCACCGACGACGACGGCGGCCGAGCTTGGTCCAGGTCGGGTTCTGGCTCGCGGTGCTCATCGTGCTGGCCGTGTCGCTCTTCCCGTTCTACTGGATCGTACGGACCTCGCTCGAGACGTCGGCCGAGTTCTCGAGCGGGACCACCAGCCTGCTGCCGTCCCACCTGACCTTCTCCAACTACACCCAGGCCTTCACGCAGGCGGACTTCGCCCGCCCGCTGCTGAACAGCGCCATCGTGGCCCTCGCCACCACGGCGGTCTCGGTCGTCTTCGGGTCGCTGGCCGGCTACGCCCTCGCCCGGCTGCGCATCCCCAGCGGTCCCATCCTCGCCTTCATCCTCGCCGCCGCGTTCTTCCCCGTCCTGGCCATGGTCGGTCCGCTCTTCCTCCTGTACCGCCATCTCGGCTTTCTCGACTCGATCTATCCGCTCATCCTCACCTACCTCGTGTACACGCTCCCCATCGCCACCTGGCTGCTGAAGAACTTCTTCGCCCAGATCCCGCCCGACCTCGAGGAGGCCGCCCTCGTCGACGGGGCCACCCGGCTCAAGGCCCTCTGGAGGGTCGTCGTGCCCGTCGCCGTCCCCGGGGTGTTCACCGCCGCCATCCTGTCGTTCATCCTCGCCTGGAACGACTTCGCATTTGCTTTGTCCTTTCTGCAGACGCCGAGCAAGTTCACCGCCCCGCTGGCCATCGTGAACCTGGGCCAGACCCAGAACGCATTCCAGGTCATGTACAACAGAATCGACGCAGCGGTGGTCATCGTCACCGTTCCCATCGCTCTCCTCGTGCTGTTCGCCCAACGACGAATCGTCTCGGGCCTGACGGCAGGAGCGCTCAGGTGA
- a CDS encoding sugar ABC transporter permease translates to MTTTAAPSLGKRLRLTWAPGGGSDRARADRRLGYLLVAPAVLSLLAVTGYPLVYNLWNSFHHENLTNAAQAHSFSGLSNYSKLFSSSSDFLGSLTRTVGFMVVSVAFETVVAIGLALVLHKAFRGRGLVRAAVLIPWAVPTVVSALLWKTMFDQRNGFVDYLLGIFHLPGAHTTWLAGEWTSWAAILVADAWKNVPFMAIILLAGLQVIPEDIYEAARIDGASAWQSFRRLTLPLLKPALVVALVFRAIQAFLIFDVIFIMTGGGPGNTTETLSYLNYHAFLVDTDFGFGGAISISLVVLSLVIAGILTRLVRPST, encoded by the coding sequence ATGACGACAACCGCAGCGCCATCACTGGGAAAACGGCTCAGGCTGACGTGGGCCCCCGGGGGCGGATCGGATCGAGCCAGGGCCGACAGGCGGCTCGGGTATCTCCTCGTGGCCCCCGCGGTGCTGTCGCTGCTGGCGGTGACCGGATACCCCCTCGTCTACAACCTCTGGAACTCCTTCCACCATGAGAACCTGACCAACGCGGCTCAGGCCCACTCCTTCAGTGGGCTGAGCAATTACAGCAAGCTGTTCTCCTCATCGTCGGACTTCCTGGGCTCGCTGACGCGGACCGTCGGGTTCATGGTGGTGTCGGTCGCGTTCGAGACAGTCGTCGCAATCGGCCTCGCCCTCGTGCTGCACAAAGCGTTCCGGGGCCGGGGACTGGTGCGGGCGGCGGTCCTGATTCCGTGGGCGGTCCCGACCGTGGTGTCGGCCCTGCTGTGGAAGACGATGTTCGATCAACGCAACGGCTTCGTCGACTACCTGCTCGGCATCTTCCATCTCCCGGGCGCCCACACGACGTGGCTGGCGGGCGAGTGGACGTCGTGGGCGGCGATCCTGGTGGCTGACGCCTGGAAGAACGTGCCGTTCATGGCCATCATCCTGCTGGCCGGACTCCAGGTGATCCCCGAGGACATCTACGAGGCGGCCCGGATCGACGGAGCCAGCGCCTGGCAGTCCTTCCGAAGGCTCACACTGCCTCTCCTGAAGCCTGCCCTGGTGGTGGCCCTTGTCTTCCGCGCCATCCAGGCGTTTCTGATCTTCGACGTGATCTTCATCATGACCGGCGGTGGACCCGGCAACACGACCGAGACTCTCTCGTACCTCAACTATCACGCGTTCCTGGTCGATACCGACTTCGGTTTCGGCGGCGCCATCTCGATCAGCCTGGTGGTGCTCTCGCTCGTGATCGCCGGCATCCTCACGCGCCTGGTCCGGCCGAGCACATGA
- a CDS encoding extracellular solute-binding protein, with translation MNASPAPARRARRWRLGGAVAGLALVAAACGSGSSSGAQSPANANQTVVFASAGLGTEGQATQAAANDFQKLHPNIHIQLLALSSNSTQFLQQIQQRFIAGSSTPDVIESDVTYPATFAKAGWIAPLDKYGTDLSAFFPGQVKAGQYQGKTYAIPWFINPEGLFYRTDLIPTPPTTPAQLVQMAQAATQRDPSLKEGLAFPADKFEGAITAYMVFQGGFGGQLNPSNLNTPQNQQALQFEHDTIYSSKIAPQAVTGWQEGEVQQAFTSGQTPFAINYPFVFGAAAKAGSAVPVSKIGFTAFPSSTGTQQAALGGEMLALNAKSSHQAAAWQFIQYLESPQVQQQRAISTGDPPALQASYNQALFSQAPYFQQVQTLAKVVVPRPVTPNYPQISTNLQTMISSVVSNLTSPSSALSTAAGQVKPLA, from the coding sequence ATGAACGCATCTCCCGCGCCAGCTCGCCGAGCACGGCGGTGGCGGCTCGGCGGGGCAGTGGCCGGACTAGCCCTCGTGGCCGCTGCCTGCGGCAGTGGAAGCTCCAGCGGCGCGCAGAGCCCGGCGAACGCGAACCAGACCGTGGTGTTCGCCTCTGCGGGATTGGGGACCGAAGGACAGGCCACACAGGCCGCCGCCAACGACTTCCAGAAGCTCCACCCCAACATCCACATCCAGCTCCTGGCCCTGTCTTCCAATTCGACGCAGTTCCTACAGCAGATCCAGCAGCGCTTCATCGCCGGGTCGAGCACCCCTGACGTGATCGAGTCCGACGTCACCTACCCGGCTACCTTCGCCAAGGCGGGTTGGATCGCCCCTCTCGACAAGTACGGGACGGACCTGTCCGCCTTCTTTCCCGGCCAGGTCAAGGCGGGCCAGTACCAGGGCAAGACCTACGCCATCCCCTGGTTCATCAATCCCGAGGGCCTCTTCTACCGCACCGATCTGATACCGACGCCCCCGACCACGCCCGCCCAGCTCGTTCAGATGGCTCAGGCGGCCACACAGAGAGACCCCTCGCTCAAGGAGGGACTGGCCTTCCCGGCCGACAAGTTCGAAGGCGCGATCACCGCATACATGGTGTTCCAGGGCGGCTTCGGCGGCCAGCTCAACCCCAGCAACCTCAACACCCCGCAGAACCAGCAGGCCCTGCAGTTCGAGCACGACACGATCTACTCCAGCAAGATCGCCCCTCAGGCGGTGACGGGCTGGCAGGAGGGCGAAGTCCAGCAGGCCTTCACCTCGGGGCAGACGCCCTTCGCCATCAACTACCCGTTCGTCTTCGGGGCCGCCGCCAAGGCCGGCTCAGCAGTACCGGTCAGCAAGATCGGCTTCACGGCCTTCCCCTCCTCGACGGGGACCCAGCAGGCGGCACTCGGCGGCGAGATGCTGGCCCTCAACGCCAAGAGCTCGCACCAGGCGGCGGCGTGGCAGTTCATCCAGTACCTCGAGAGCCCCCAGGTCCAGCAACAGCGGGCCATCTCGACTGGTGACCCACCCGCCCTGCAGGCCTCGTACAACCAGGCCCTGTTCAGCCAGGCGCCGTACTTCCAGCAGGTCCAGACGCTCGCGAAGGTGGTCGTCCCCCGCCCCGTCACGCCCAACTACCCGCAGATCTCCACCAACCTCCAGACGATGATCTCCTCCGTGGTGTCGAACCTGACCTCGCCCAGCAGCGCCTTGTCCACGGCAGCAGGCCAGGTCAAGCCGCTGGCCTGA